The DNA sequence acaaaattcggaatgttaactgacgtcgctcattttgaccgaaaagtcgggatttatatagcaattgcaacaaagttgttttagttcgcatctcgtgcgcgctttcattgcaaaactattgagaaaatccccgtatgagggccgtacgcgatcctagcagggccggacggctttttccggccctgctcgcgccatcgcgttcggccctcatacggggagtttctcaatagttttgcaatgaaagcgcgcgcggggccgtacgggtcatatgacaATGAAAAGTATTTCCCATGCTGGGAAATTTTAACGGGTTCCATAATTGGGAGAACATTATCCCATGGCCAGGAAAATGGGTataatattttatatattttttaaaatttcatttagcTTTGAAGTCGGCAGAGTGAAGTGGGAAAGCCCTTCATGCGCTAATAAATGAAAGCCCCCTATCCAGGGACAATATTTTGCAATATAAACAATCTGTCCCTCCTTCCATGGACAACGCGGTCAACTCTAAATAGGCTGAGCGTGCGCGAGTTATTATAACATGAACTAGCAAGAACAttataaaaattggtcttgGAAGCATGCTGTGTCCTGATTTGTGTTACTCATCTCTGGCAGTCTAGTCTACTTTCCTAGGAGGAGATTCTGGGTTGGTCCGGGATCTGATTCTCGTGCTTTATAGACTGCTTGAAGGAACATAACTCTTTGAGTATTAAAGGCAACTGATTTCAACGTTAATAAGTGAAGGTTCCACACATGATGGCAGCGAACATTGCGGACGGAAAACCACTTTGCATTTCCAAATTCCCGACTATTGAAAATGGGATCCTTAAAGATTATCTTCaacttcttttattttatccaATAACTCTATGTAGAgagctttgacgtcatttgcaTTGCTAGGCATCATCAGACCATTCTCTCATAATTATCTCAGTCAAGGAGATAAATTCGGGTGAACAGGGTAACTGAACATTCTGCAAGCCACACGTCTCCTCAACGAGTTCCACATCATCCACAGTTACGACTGTTTTGTAGTCCTGTGTGTTACTGATTTCTGGCAGAAAATATAGCATGTCGGGTCTTCCGGGAGGAGATTCTGGGTTAGTAGAGGGTCTGATTCTGTGAagattccataacttagctgcTTTGTTTAATTCCTCTTGTATGATAAACATAAAGGAAAATCGTCTAGATTTTACGTGGAAAATGTTGTCGTCGCACAACAAACCATTATCTctaaaatctttaaaaaaagttatccACCAATCCATGCCACCTCTGCGCAGTTGACCCCACCATGCCTCGATCCGCTGATTAGAAACTGATCTTCCGTATATGAAACTCTTTTCCCCGGCAAATGCATCAACTGCCTCTCTTCGAAAAAATCGCTGAAACGCTGCAATGTGGACATTTTCTGTACCATTGTCGGCACGCAAAATGCGTGGTACACCACCAACAGAACGAATGGCATCTAAGAAGTATCCCGCCGTGACATCTGGGTCGTTGTTGGTAACGCCAACTTCCAACCAAACAATACGCCGGCTGTATCCGTCGATACAGCCGTGAATGCAAAACCCAAACGGTTTTAGTTTATCGTATCCGTCCATATGCCATATATAGTTTGGCCCTTTGCTACGGTACTGCCTTCGTTTGAAACGAGGCTTTGAGCGATTTTCAACGCCAACAGGTTCAACAATTCTTAGAATGGCGCGAACTGTTTCTTTGTCAATTACAAGATTATGATGATTGACGAGTCTTTGATGCATTGCACGATAACCGATAATGCCTCCGCTGCCTTTCAGTTCTGTTTCTATAGCGTGTAAAATATCCTGCACATCACTAGTGTTGTTTCTTCGTGTTAATCCTCTACGAGACAAAATCCTTTTCAGCTGGCGTATGCCTAACCTGATTCCATGCTGGAGCAGGAGAAAGGCCAGTATCTCCCAGTGCTGCAGCCCCAAATGGAAATATTGCTCAACCAAATTGTCGCGTTgtaagttattttgttgttctGCTGGTAGATATCGCAGTAGAACAGCTGCACCCAGCGgagaaaaaacaataacaatgactACGATTCTTCGAATCACCTTCGAccacatttcttttcatttgtgCAGCCTCCCGAGCCTGCAAACtacatagccaaaacaagtcgcgaaaaaagtagcgaaaaaagtcgcgaaaactgaaaataagagTGTAAATTTGGATGACACTTAATGGGCTCCGTAGCTCCGTTATTAGTTttctgctgtttctttgtttgtttgtttgttttttcttcattctGTTGTTACTTAATAGTAAATAAGTTAGTGATCATGTATGTATAAATTCAagttttgtattaaccgtcacttctgaggCCGGATGTCCCTAGATTCATACGAAAGGTCaagtgaaaaataattttagaagGATTCGTTTATTGGAAATTTATAAAATCCCATCACTCTTGACTTCTTTTaaccaagttttttttaaagtttcactGATTTGCATGTATCCTATAACATTTTCAGAAGGCAGGAAGTTTGTCATATGACTTTCAACCAATTAAATGATTGCACAACGTGTTAATCAATACAAAGTTAGTGAACAAAGTTTGTAAAATGAGGAACAGAAATTAACAAAGCAAGCTCGCAAATTCAACATAACTTTAACATATACGACAAATTCTGAGTGACATTAAAAACTTTTTCAGTAATGTTTGTCAGAAAGTATGTCTCGAATACAATAGAACGTGTTTAGAAATGCAGCATCTGGAATCTTCAATCAATAATTACTGATACAGGGCCACTAGTTCATTAGCCTATGGCTATTGCATACTACCCTCATAAAATAAAGACTCAACATAAGAGCACAGAGAATAGGCTTCCAGGGTAAGTTTCTT is a window from the Montipora foliosa isolate CH-2021 unplaced genomic scaffold, ASM3666993v2 scaffold_464, whole genome shotgun sequence genome containing:
- the LOC137989531 gene encoding uncharacterized protein, translating into MWSKVIRRIVVIVIVFSPLGAAVLLRYLPAEQQNNLQRDNLVEQYFHLGLQHWEILAFLLLQHGIRLGIRQLKRILSRRGLTRRNNTSDVQDILHAIETELKGSGGIIGYRAMHQRLVNHHNLVIDKETVRAILRIVEPVGVENRSKPRFKRRQYRSKGPNYIWHMDGYDKLKPFGFCIHGCIDGYSRRIVWLEVGVTNNDPDVTAGYFLDAIRSVGGVPRILRADNGTENVHIAAFQRFFRREAVDAFAGEKSFIYGRSVSNQRIEAWWGQLRRGGMDWWITFFKDFRDNGLLCDDNIFHVKSRRFSFMFIIQEELNKAAKLWNLHRIRPSTNPESPPGRPDMLYFLPEISNTQDYKTVVTVDDVELVEETCGLQNVQLPCSPEFISLTEIIMREWSDDA